The proteins below are encoded in one region of Candidatus Eremiobacterota bacterium:
- a CDS encoding serine/threonine-protein kinase, producing the protein MADLLSVGAVLSERYEIKKVIGQGGMGAVYLASDKRLPVKQWAVKEMVHQSADTAEKLEIEKLFTEEAHHLATLDHPNLPRVADFLPEGDRKYLIMEYIEGETLEDMIVSARGPLPLEKVINYAMQLADVLSYLHNQKPHPLIFRDLKPSNIMITGNGRVKLIDFGIARIFVSGKQKDTIVLGTPGFAPPEQYGKSQTDQRSDIFSYGATVYYALSGEDPAKSPFHFPPLRNFNPNIPPSIEEVIMKCVNLAPESRFQSMDEVVEGFTKLPPALPRAVTTSLLALQQGADPYFDPQSLDFGILKRGSMRQMSVKIIGEVKGSLTSNKKWLKIKPSSVKGTSPVIDILIDTTRLAHGGSYMADITFSGKGVKLSLPVNVSLETQAVSVWKYAIAVILTMLTVIPALGFLSYVILLSMYYSHPGEERGPLGVLMMIASIISLLWLLLILGAVTYFMVLPRFRQGSI; encoded by the coding sequence GTGGCGGATTTGTTATCGGTAGGCGCGGTGCTCTCGGAACGCTACGAGATAAAAAAGGTCATAGGCCAGGGCGGCATGGGTGCTGTCTATCTGGCCTCAGACAAGCGCCTTCCGGTGAAACAGTGGGCAGTGAAGGAGATGGTGCACCAGTCGGCCGATACGGCTGAAAAGCTGGAGATAGAGAAGCTTTTCACCGAAGAAGCCCATCACCTCGCCACGCTTGATCATCCCAACCTCCCCAGGGTCGCCGATTTCCTCCCTGAAGGTGACAGGAAATATCTCATCATGGAATATATCGAGGGGGAGACCCTGGAAGATATGATTGTCTCGGCCAGGGGCCCCCTGCCCCTTGAAAAGGTTATCAACTATGCAATGCAGCTTGCCGACGTGCTCTCCTATCTTCATAACCAGAAGCCCCATCCCCTGATTTTCAGGGATCTCAAGCCTTCAAACATCATGATTACGGGAAACGGGAGGGTCAAGCTGATTGATTTCGGCATAGCCCGCATATTTGTCTCGGGCAAGCAGAAGGATACCATAGTGCTGGGAACCCCTGGATTTGCGCCGCCCGAGCAGTACGGCAAATCCCAGACGGATCAGCGCTCTGACATCTTCAGCTACGGCGCCACCGTATACTATGCTCTTTCCGGTGAGGATCCGGCAAAATCGCCCTTCCATTTCCCCCCTCTCAGGAACTTTAATCCCAATATCCCTCCCTCCATAGAGGAGGTTATCATGAAATGCGTGAACCTGGCGCCAGAGAGCAGGTTCCAGTCGATGGACGAGGTGGTGGAAGGATTTACAAAGCTTCCTCCGGCTCTTCCCAGGGCCGTGACGACATCGCTTCTCGCTCTGCAGCAGGGTGCCGATCCTTATTTCGACCCCCAGAGCCTTGACTTTGGCATCCTGAAAAGGGGCAGCATGCGCCAGATGAGCGTGAAGATAATCGGCGAGGTGAAAGGGAGCCTTACCTCTAACAAGAAGTGGCTTAAAATAAAGCCCTCCTCGGTAAAAGGAACAAGCCCCGTCATCGATATACTCATAGACACGACGCGCCTGGCCCATGGGGGAAGCTATATGGCCGATATCACCTTTTCCGGGAAGGGCGTAAAGCTCTCCCTCCCCGTAAATGTCTCCCTGGAGACTCAGGCCGTCAGCGTATGGAAATACGCAATAGCGGTGATTCTCACCATGCTTACTGTCATCCCGGCACTGGGCTTTCTCTCTTACGTGATCCTTCTGAGCATGTATTATTCGCATCCCGGCGAGGAAAGGGGGCCTCTCGGGGTGCTCATGATGATAGCCTCCATAATATCACTGCTCTGGCTGCTCCTCATTCTTGGAGCCGTCACTTATTTTATGGTACTACCCAGGTTCAGGCAGGGAAGCATATGA
- a CDS encoding SpoIIE family protein phosphatase, with product MICPNCKRPSSEGEEYCDDCGAQLVAETPSLSSEPESSGHLKAGDELNGRYRISASFPLLKGFRYEARDSQGDKEVVVYEKPLAGAGQSNVLKLQWDVLKELNEPRFPVVLEYFENGEKAFLVSEVIPGESLEDVLKRDKAAFPPLKVMEWGISLCEAVGKLHAKNLLHRGLQPSNIIRQENDSLILSGFERLCPLGEVPDECAVTPGFSAPEAYGIGDGKVDVRSDVYSIGASLYCLISGKTPHLEQRETFFAFPPFNEYKVKVSPDVENVILTAVNKKLDERFQSVTALMDALKKVYDEEATRAKLPEAVSLSFKSGMITNIGCVRSINQDSCLYMIFQAYEKSEPKDCALFVVADGMGGEAEGEKASSLAIRAIAHFMVESRIPVEAGQGTRMLLPEEVMERNKILASEALKQANSIVFEYSQKESYRKGMGSTISAALIEGDTLVVGHAGDTRVYLIRDTIEQISEDHSLVGRLVKMGQMKKEEALRSPQRSMVYRALGTSPQLDVDVYERKLQSGDTLLICSDGVWEYYLDDELLNLVQEYKEPQKICNRLVELCLERGADDNCTAIVVTMTDST from the coding sequence ATGATTTGTCCTAATTGCAAAAGGCCAAGCAGCGAAGGGGAGGAGTACTGCGACGATTGCGGCGCCCAGCTTGTGGCAGAAACGCCATCACTGTCAAGTGAGCCGGAAAGCAGCGGCCACCTGAAAGCCGGTGACGAGCTGAACGGCCGCTACAGGATCTCGGCATCTTTCCCCCTGCTCAAAGGCTTCCGGTACGAAGCCAGGGACAGCCAGGGCGACAAGGAAGTGGTGGTATACGAGAAGCCCCTCGCGGGGGCCGGGCAGTCAAACGTGCTCAAGCTCCAGTGGGATGTCCTCAAAGAGCTCAATGAGCCCCGCTTTCCCGTTGTTCTTGAATACTTTGAAAACGGTGAAAAGGCCTTCCTCGTGAGCGAGGTGATCCCCGGAGAGTCCCTTGAAGATGTTCTCAAGCGTGACAAGGCGGCATTTCCTCCCCTGAAGGTCATGGAATGGGGGATCTCCCTCTGCGAAGCCGTTGGGAAGCTCCATGCGAAAAATCTCCTGCACAGGGGGCTTCAGCCCTCAAATATCATAAGGCAGGAGAATGATTCCCTGATACTGAGCGGCTTTGAAAGGCTCTGCCCCCTGGGGGAGGTGCCTGACGAGTGCGCCGTCACCCCGGGATTTTCTGCCCCTGAAGCTTATGGAATAGGCGATGGGAAAGTTGACGTGCGATCTGATGTTTACAGTATCGGCGCAAGCCTTTACTGCCTCATCTCCGGAAAGACTCCCCACCTGGAGCAGAGGGAGACCTTTTTTGCCTTCCCTCCCTTCAATGAGTATAAGGTGAAGGTGAGCCCTGACGTGGAAAATGTCATTCTCACTGCGGTGAACAAGAAGCTCGATGAGCGTTTCCAGTCAGTGACCGCCCTGATGGACGCCCTGAAGAAGGTCTATGACGAGGAAGCCACACGGGCAAAGCTTCCCGAGGCGGTAAGCCTCTCCTTTAAAAGCGGGATGATTACCAATATAGGCTGTGTGCGCTCCATTAACCAGGACAGCTGCCTTTATATGATCTTCCAGGCTTATGAAAAGTCAGAGCCGAAGGACTGTGCGCTGTTTGTCGTGGCAGACGGTATGGGAGGCGAGGCTGAAGGGGAAAAGGCAAGCTCCCTTGCCATCAGGGCCATCGCGCACTTCATGGTTGAGAGCAGGATCCCCGTTGAGGCAGGGCAGGGCACCAGGATGCTCCTTCCCGAGGAGGTAATGGAGAGGAATAAAATACTTGCCTCAGAGGCCCTCAAGCAGGCAAATTCCATTGTCTTTGAGTATTCACAGAAGGAGAGCTACAGGAAAGGCATGGGATCGACAATCTCTGCTGCCCTCATAGAGGGCGACACTCTTGTGGTGGGCCATGCGGGCGATACGAGAGTATACCTCATAAGGGACACCATAGAGCAGATTTCGGAAGACCACTCGCTTGTGGGACGCCTTGTGAAAATGGGGCAGATGAAAAAGGAGGAGGCCCTCAGGTCTCCCCAGAGAAGCATGGTGTACCGTGCCCTGGGGACGAGTCCCCAGCTTGATGTGGACGTCTACGAGAGAAAGCTCCAGAGCGGCGATACTCTCCTCATATGCTCCGACGGGGTGTGGGAGTATTACCTTGATGACGAGCTCCTGAATTTGGTGCAGGAGTATAAGGAGCCCCAGAAGATATGCAACAGGCTCGTGGAGCTCTGCCTGGAGCGCGGCGCTGATGACAACTGCACCGCCATCGTCGTGACAATGACTGACAGCACGTAG
- a CDS encoding VWA domain-containing protein produces MAGEVLLDAKLSYQNVLVTSENKMVYMLIDLKAGKEVSYGPAPLNLSIVIDKSGSMYQAEKLEYVIDAVQYVIDQLRPGDIISIVPFADKSRVLIPAGQIFDKESAKKMIRNIDQVDVGSGTEMLKGINAAISEVKKNFSRDRTNHIILLTDGLTLHENKCKDECRRTTEFGISFSTIGVGDDFNEKLLIDIANSCRGKSYYIDIPRDIPNIFAQELQGVQSVMVMSPTLKVKLMKDIEARRVFKVKPLITDMGTLPAVDKTITVTLSDLQKNEPQSVLFELVLPSRQAGTYRVGRVEAIYSVPQAGSEVIGQDILINYTLDQALASVVNPQVMNVIDLVSVFRQQTRALEFAKSGDKAKATKLLRSAATTLLDHGHKELADQALAEAQRIEKGTGATSAGTKKLEYGTRKLTQLLDQLPM; encoded by the coding sequence GTGGCAGGTGAAGTGTTACTTGATGCAAAGCTCAGTTACCAGAACGTGCTGGTGACAAGTGAAAACAAGATGGTATATATGCTCATCGATCTGAAGGCCGGGAAAGAGGTTTCGTACGGCCCCGCCCCTCTCAACCTTTCCATCGTAATCGACAAGAGCGGTTCGATGTACCAGGCGGAGAAGCTTGAATATGTAATCGATGCCGTGCAGTACGTGATAGATCAGCTCAGGCCCGGCGATATCATATCGATCGTTCCTTTCGCTGACAAGTCGAGGGTCCTCATCCCTGCGGGGCAGATCTTTGACAAGGAATCTGCCAAGAAGATGATACGCAACATAGACCAGGTTGACGTGGGCTCGGGCACCGAGATGCTCAAGGGCATCAACGCCGCCATCTCTGAGGTGAAGAAGAATTTCTCCAGGGACAGAACCAACCATATCATCCTCCTCACCGACGGCCTGACCCTCCATGAGAATAAATGCAAGGATGAGTGCCGGAGAACGACGGAGTTCGGCATCTCATTCAGCACCATCGGCGTGGGCGATGATTTCAACGAAAAGCTCCTCATTGACATTGCCAACTCATGCCGCGGCAAATCCTATTACATCGACATTCCCAGGGACATCCCCAACATCTTCGCCCAGGAGCTCCAGGGAGTCCAGAGCGTCATGGTGATGAGCCCCACTCTCAAGGTGAAGCTCATGAAGGACATTGAGGCCCGGAGGGTCTTCAAGGTGAAGCCTCTCATCACCGATATGGGAACACTTCCCGCCGTCGATAAGACCATCACGGTCACCCTGAGCGACCTGCAGAAAAATGAGCCCCAGAGTGTTCTTTTCGAGCTGGTGCTGCCTTCACGGCAGGCCGGCACCTATCGCGTAGGGAGGGTCGAGGCGATATACAGTGTCCCCCAGGCAGGCAGCGAGGTCATAGGGCAGGATATCCTGATAAATTATACTCTGGACCAGGCGCTTGCCTCGGTGGTGAACCCCCAGGTGATGAACGTGATTGACCTTGTGAGCGTTTTCCGGCAGCAGACCCGGGCTCTCGAGTTCGCCAAGAGCGGCGACAAAGCCAAGGCCACAAAGCTGCTTCGCTCGGCGGCAACGACGCTCCTTGATCATGGCCATAAGGAGCTTGCCGATCAGGCGCTTGCGGAAGCCCAGCGAATCGAAAAAGGGACGGGCGCCACATCGGCAGGAACCAAAAAGCTTGAATACGGTACGAGGAAGCTCACGCAGCTTCTCGACCAGCTTCCCATGTAA
- a CDS encoding FHA domain-containing protein gives MKCPECGAENLEGAAYCEDCGSKLPVGSAAPPPAAGIPPVQPPVVEQAPPVVTAGGMMKCGSCGAENPAGEAYCEDCGAGLGAPAAVPAGGDAPQQVISAPPPVATAKAKITVLANSKEFLLNKDVITIGRRSPADGIYPDVDLTDDDPESYISRRHAQIIKQNDQFIFEDVGSANGSFVNGNKAVKGAQEILKNDDKLRLGKTEAVFTIMS, from the coding sequence ATGAAATGTCCTGAATGCGGTGCTGAAAATCTTGAAGGTGCGGCCTATTGCGAAGACTGCGGATCGAAACTCCCTGTGGGCTCCGCGGCGCCTCCTCCCGCTGCCGGTATTCCCCCTGTGCAGCCTCCTGTCGTCGAGCAGGCTCCGCCTGTCGTCACTGCAGGCGGTATGATGAAGTGCGGTTCCTGCGGGGCAGAGAACCCTGCAGGTGAAGCCTATTGCGAGGACTGCGGCGCAGGATTGGGTGCGCCGGCAGCAGTGCCGGCAGGCGGGGACGCGCCTCAGCAGGTGATATCAGCGCCTCCTCCCGTTGCGACCGCGAAGGCGAAGATCACAGTCCTGGCAAACAGCAAAGAGTTTCTTCTGAACAAGGATGTCATCACTATCGGACGGAGGAGCCCCGCTGACGGGATCTATCCCGACGTGGACCTTACCGATGATGACCCTGAATCCTACATATCCCGGAGGCATGCCCAGATAATAAAGCAGAATGACCAGTTTATCTTTGAGGACGTGGGAAGCGCCAACGGGAGCTTTGTGAATGGCAACAAGGCTGTCAAGGGCGCCCAGGAGATCCTCAAGAACGATGACAAGCTGAGGCTGGGAAAGACAGAGGCCGTGTTCACCATAATGTCATAG
- a CDS encoding CbiX/SirB N-terminal domain-containing protein: protein MKKAVILFAHGSMDPLWREPFERLRERVQENNAGIPVMLAYMQFSPPALADALSALKSRGAGEVLVIPLFLSAGGHMRHDLPEIKRKAIEAFPSLSLVFTDILGSRPEVQDAFVLAIQSMLSGA, encoded by the coding sequence GTGAAAAAGGCCGTCATTCTGTTCGCACACGGGAGCATGGATCCCCTCTGGAGAGAGCCCTTTGAGCGCCTGAGGGAGAGGGTCCAGGAAAACAACGCCGGCATCCCCGTGATGCTCGCCTACATGCAATTTTCCCCGCCAGCCCTTGCTGATGCCCTTTCCGCCCTGAAGAGCCGGGGCGCCGGGGAGGTCCTCGTCATCCCCCTTTTCCTGTCGGCAGGGGGGCACATGAGGCACGATCTCCCCGAAATAAAGAGAAAAGCCATTGAGGCTTTTCCCTCTCTTTCTCTTGTCTTCACCGATATCCTGGGCTCCAGGCCCGAGGTCCAGGACGCCTTTGTGCTGGCGATACAATCCATGCTCTCGGGGGCATGA
- a CDS encoding alpha-amylase family glycosyl hydrolase, with product MRTERSLKELTLHIPKDAFPSPADWRDQVLYLIIVDRFSDGKEQLRPLYDPSYDGNALDGDGGARWRNAGITWEGGTLKGIISKLDYLQGLGITTLWLSPVFRQRADWRDIAREYSFVTYHGYGIQNFLDVDPHFGTREDLKDLVAQAHQRGMYVILDIIHNHTGNNWYYQGFEGVENLRNFPSYRGEPYPFGGWRTRKGGGFDGAIEEADDAVWPVEFQNPRWYSRKGAIVNWDTEPEYREGDFYELKDLDHENREVLDALIKIYRFWIYYTDCDGFRIDAVKHVGLDTSRKFCNAIREYAELIGKHNFMLMGEVAGSEHIALEYLADTTQSGLNSVLDINGPPRAMEKVIKGFLTPMELFQYYTKKSNLPLASHREMGKFHVSILDDHDQVWRYPEEGKARFLADNPFPEQIVPATGFQLTSLGIPSIYYGNEQGFDGKGGVPYADRWVRESMFGGEFGAKRTRGVHFFNDASPLYRKISKICAIRACEPTLRYGRQYFRQISRGGEAFRWPEPKEIIAWSRILAGEEILVAINTNAHEPRHARILVESELHEAHTRMEYLFSSNGPIDHAFSEVLSEGKYKCVDAQVPPMGMIIMKRRE from the coding sequence ATGCGCACCGAACGCAGCCTCAAAGAACTCACGCTCCATATACCAAAGGACGCCTTCCCTTCACCGGCGGACTGGAGGGACCAGGTGCTCTACCTTATCATTGTGGACCGCTTCTCTGATGGAAAAGAGCAGCTCCGCCCCCTCTACGATCCCTCATATGACGGTAATGCCCTCGATGGGGACGGAGGGGCGCGATGGCGGAACGCGGGGATCACCTGGGAAGGCGGCACTCTGAAAGGCATCATCTCAAAGCTTGACTATCTCCAGGGGCTCGGCATCACGACGCTCTGGCTCTCGCCGGTTTTCAGGCAGAGGGCCGACTGGAGGGACATCGCCAGGGAATATTCATTTGTCACCTATCATGGCTACGGCATCCAGAACTTTCTTGATGTCGATCCCCACTTCGGCACCAGGGAGGATCTGAAGGACCTCGTGGCCCAGGCCCACCAGAGGGGCATGTATGTCATCCTGGACATAATCCACAACCATACGGGTAACAACTGGTACTACCAGGGATTCGAAGGGGTGGAGAACCTGAGGAACTTCCCCTCTTACCGCGGGGAGCCTTATCCTTTCGGCGGCTGGAGAACGAGAAAAGGCGGAGGATTTGACGGGGCCATCGAAGAGGCCGATGACGCCGTGTGGCCCGTGGAGTTTCAGAACCCCCGCTGGTACAGCAGGAAAGGCGCCATCGTGAACTGGGACACCGAGCCTGAATACCGGGAAGGCGATTTCTACGAGCTCAAAGACCTGGATCATGAGAACAGGGAGGTCCTTGACGCCCTTATCAAGATATACCGGTTCTGGATATATTACACTGACTGCGACGGCTTCAGGATCGACGCGGTGAAGCATGTGGGCCTCGATACCTCGAGAAAATTCTGCAATGCGATCAGGGAATATGCCGAGCTGATAGGAAAGCACAATTTCATGCTGATGGGAGAAGTGGCAGGAAGCGAGCATATTGCCCTGGAATACCTTGCTGATACCACGCAGTCAGGCCTGAATTCCGTGCTGGACATCAACGGGCCTCCCCGGGCCATGGAAAAGGTGATCAAGGGCTTTCTCACTCCCATGGAGCTATTCCAATACTATACCAAGAAATCAAACCTTCCGCTGGCAAGCCACAGGGAGATGGGCAAGTTCCACGTGAGCATCCTGGACGACCACGACCAGGTCTGGCGTTACCCGGAGGAGGGCAAGGCCCGCTTCCTGGCCGACAACCCTTTCCCGGAGCAGATTGTCCCCGCAACGGGCTTCCAGCTCACAAGCCTGGGGATCCCGTCAATATACTATGGCAATGAGCAGGGCTTCGACGGCAAGGGGGGAGTGCCCTACGCGGACCGGTGGGTGAGGGAGAGTATGTTCGGAGGGGAATTCGGCGCCAAGAGAACGAGGGGAGTGCATTTTTTCAACGATGCCAGCCCCCTCTACAGGAAAATCTCAAAGATCTGCGCCATCAGGGCATGTGAGCCCACGCTCCGTTACGGGAGGCAGTATTTCAGGCAGATTTCCAGGGGCGGCGAGGCATTCAGATGGCCGGAACCGAAGGAGATCATAGCCTGGTCAAGAATTCTTGCTGGCGAGGAGATCCTCGTTGCTATAAACACAAACGCCCATGAGCCCCGCCATGCCCGCATACTTGTCGAGAGCGAGCTCCATGAGGCACACACAAGGATGGAGTATCTCTTCTCCAGCAATGGTCCCATCGATCACGCCTTCTCGGAGGTGCTCTCGGAAGGCAAATACAAGTGCGTCGATGCACAGGTCCCCCCCATGGGGATGATAATCATGAAAAGAAGGGAATAG